In Alkalihalobacillus sp. TS-13, the following are encoded in one genomic region:
- a CDS encoding pyruvate, water dikinase regulatory protein produces MKNKEIVYVVSDSVGETAELMVKAVAAQFNGGEVEIKHISYVEDVKELNNVITAAKYSNSIIAYTLVVPSLKQYLDDGARDEGIIAIDLMNPLMEAFSQKFRKEPVRQPKLIRQMDENYFRRVEAVEFAVKNDDGQDVRGLSRADIVLIGVSRTSKTPLSMYLAHKRFKVANVPLVPEITPPDELFDIPKNKCVGLVITPDKLNEIRKERLKNLGLTAQANYANLNRILEELDYAEKIMKRIGCPIINVSNKAVEETADLILAMLKKRGVIFDD; encoded by the coding sequence GTGAAAAACAAGGAAATCGTTTATGTCGTTTCTGATTCGGTTGGCGAAACAGCTGAATTGATGGTAAAAGCAGTTGCAGCACAATTTAACGGTGGAGAGGTTGAAATTAAACATATTTCTTATGTAGAGGATGTAAAAGAACTTAATAATGTCATTACTGCTGCGAAGTATAGTAATTCCATCATTGCCTATACATTGGTGGTACCTTCTTTAAAGCAATACCTTGATGATGGGGCAAGGGATGAGGGAATCATTGCGATTGATTTAATGAATCCGCTGATGGAAGCATTTAGTCAAAAATTCAGGAAAGAACCAGTTCGGCAGCCAAAACTTATAAGGCAAATGGATGAAAACTATTTTCGTAGAGTTGAAGCAGTTGAGTTCGCAGTCAAAAATGATGATGGGCAAGATGTAAGAGGGCTCAGCCGTGCAGATATTGTATTGATTGGTGTTTCCAGAACATCAAAGACACCACTTTCCATGTATCTGGCCCACAAAAGATTCAAGGTGGCAAATGTACCGTTAGTACCCGAAATAACGCCTCCTGATGAACTTTTTGATATTCCTAAAAATAAATGTGTGGGTTTAGTCATAACACCTGATAAATTGAATGAAATACGGAAGGAACGGTTGAAGAATTTAGGATTAACAGCCCAGGCGAATTATGCGAATTTAAATCGTATCCTTGAAGAATTAGATTATGCTGAAAAGATTATGAAACGGATAGGTTGTCCGATTATCAATGTCTCAAATAAAGCAGTAGAGGAAACAGCAGACTTAATATTAGCGATGTTAAAAAAGAGAGGGGTAATATTCGATGACTAA
- the ppdK gene encoding pyruvate, phosphate dikinase, whose translation MTKFVYMFDEGSSEQKELLGGKGANLAEMTRIGLPVPYGFTISTEACNLYYESGKSIPEEIEFQISKALQNLEEKTGKRLGDPSNPLLVSVRSGAVHSMPGMMDTVLNLGLNDQTVEGLANLTKNARFAYDSYRRFIQMFSDVVLKVDGFYFEQFLEEYRIEKGYQSDPELSADDWKEVIKGYKKLVEKHAGRTFPENPMEQLSLSIRAVFDSWNNQRAIVYRRLQKIPGHFGTAVNIQSMVFGNMGNDSGTGVAFTRNPSTGEAKLYGEYLINAQGEDVVAGIRTPQPIATLQEKMPEVYEQFVETSHLLEKHYQDMQDIEFTVERGKLFILQTRTGKRTAQAALRIAVELVKEQIIRKQEAILRVDPDQLDQLLHRRIDESYVRKPLAKGLPASPGAATGQVEFDADEAERLAKDGKKVILVRPETTPDDIHGIVSSQATVTSRGGMTSHAAVVARGMGKACICGCDALRIDLKLKQFQVGDTIVNRGDRITIDGSTGEIFLGEIPMIEPQLSDEFQLLLDWADKERTLGVRTNADNPADAKKAIEFGAGGIGLCRTEHMFMDMKRIPIVQDMILAETYEEREVALSKLLPMQQEDFEGIFEVMQGYPVTIRLLDPPLHEFLPDKEELLVEVTKLQMTEPNAKELHDKEHLLRKVRQLDEFNPMLGHRGCRLGMIYPEIYLMQTKAIFYAIAKVMEKGIDVKPEIMIPLVGHVNELKEMRKLVIDAGLQVEEETGQKFDYLIGTMIEVPRAALTADQIAQEADFFSFGTNDLTQTTFGYSRDDAEGKFLQAYIENDVLSENPFTSLDQEGVGKLVETGVKLGRRTKQGLKTGICGEHGGEKSSIQFSHDVGLDYVSCSPYRVPLARLAAAQAKIKHEQKQYEPQTQR comes from the coding sequence ATGACTAAATTCGTCTATATGTTTGATGAGGGGAGTAGTGAACAAAAAGAACTTTTAGGAGGAAAGGGTGCTAACCTGGCAGAAATGACTCGGATCGGTTTGCCTGTTCCTTACGGGTTCACCATTTCGACAGAGGCTTGTAATTTGTATTACGAGTCAGGAAAATCTATTCCTGAAGAGATTGAATTTCAAATTTCAAAAGCGCTTCAAAACCTTGAAGAAAAAACAGGTAAACGACTTGGGGACCCTTCCAATCCGCTGCTTGTGTCTGTCCGTTCGGGTGCCGTACATTCGATGCCAGGAATGATGGATACAGTTTTGAACCTTGGGTTGAATGATCAAACAGTAGAGGGCTTGGCAAACCTTACGAAAAACGCTCGTTTTGCTTATGACTCTTACCGTAGGTTCATTCAGATGTTCAGTGATGTGGTGTTGAAAGTTGATGGTTTTTATTTTGAGCAATTTTTAGAAGAATATCGGATTGAAAAAGGCTACCAATCAGACCCTGAACTGTCTGCAGATGATTGGAAAGAAGTGATCAAGGGATACAAAAAGCTTGTTGAAAAGCATGCTGGAAGGACATTTCCTGAGAATCCTATGGAACAATTATCCTTATCGATCCGTGCCGTATTTGATTCATGGAATAACCAACGTGCAATCGTATACCGTCGTCTTCAGAAAATCCCCGGTCATTTTGGAACAGCTGTAAATATTCAAAGCATGGTATTTGGAAATATGGGCAATGATTCGGGTACGGGAGTTGCTTTTACCCGGAATCCATCTACTGGAGAAGCAAAACTTTACGGTGAATATTTGATAAATGCCCAGGGTGAGGATGTTGTTGCAGGGATTCGTACCCCGCAGCCCATTGCTACTCTCCAGGAGAAAATGCCGGAAGTTTATGAGCAGTTTGTTGAAACAAGTCACCTTCTTGAAAAGCATTATCAAGACATGCAGGACATTGAGTTTACAGTAGAACGAGGTAAACTGTTCATTCTCCAAACAAGGACAGGTAAACGAACGGCTCAAGCTGCTCTGCGAATCGCGGTTGAACTCGTAAAGGAACAAATCATTCGTAAGCAGGAAGCTATTTTACGTGTAGATCCAGATCAGCTCGATCAGCTTCTCCATCGTCGTATTGATGAATCATACGTACGGAAACCGTTAGCCAAAGGTCTACCCGCATCACCTGGGGCTGCAACAGGGCAGGTCGAATTTGATGCGGATGAAGCAGAACGATTGGCGAAAGATGGCAAAAAGGTCATTCTTGTACGTCCAGAAACAACACCGGATGATATTCATGGAATCGTTTCTTCCCAGGCGACAGTCACGAGCCGTGGAGGAATGACAAGTCATGCAGCTGTGGTTGCAAGAGGTATGGGTAAAGCTTGTATTTGTGGCTGTGATGCATTACGTATTGATTTAAAGCTGAAGCAGTTCCAAGTGGGAGATACGATTGTCAACCGAGGGGATCGTATTACGATTGACGGGTCAACGGGTGAAATTTTCTTAGGTGAAATTCCAATGATCGAGCCACAGCTTTCAGATGAGTTTCAATTGTTGCTTGATTGGGCAGATAAGGAAAGGACACTAGGTGTAAGAACAAATGCGGATAATCCTGCTGATGCCAAGAAGGCCATTGAATTTGGCGCAGGGGGAATCGGATTATGCCGTACAGAACATATGTTTATGGATATGAAGCGTATCCCGATTGTTCAGGATATGATTCTTGCTGAAACATATGAGGAGCGTGAAGTAGCCCTTAGCAAGCTGTTACCGATGCAACAGGAGGACTTTGAAGGAATCTTTGAAGTAATGCAGGGTTATCCTGTAACGATCCGTTTATTAGACCCTCCTCTTCATGAGTTCTTGCCTGATAAGGAAGAACTGCTTGTTGAAGTAACCAAGCTTCAGATGACAGAACCAAACGCTAAGGAGTTACATGATAAGGAGCATCTGTTAAGAAAAGTACGACAGTTGGATGAATTTAATCCAATGTTAGGCCACCGTGGCTGCCGATTGGGTATGATTTACCCGGAAATTTACCTCATGCAGACCAAAGCCATTTTTTATGCCATTGCGAAGGTTATGGAAAAAGGCATAGACGTAAAACCTGAAATTATGATTCCTTTGGTCGGACATGTAAATGAGTTGAAAGAAATGCGGAAATTGGTGATCGATGCCGGGTTACAGGTTGAAGAAGAAACTGGACAGAAATTTGATTATCTCATAGGTACGATGATCGAAGTGCCACGTGCAGCCTTAACAGCTGACCAAATTGCTCAAGAGGCGGACTTTTTCTCGTTTGGAACGAATGATTTAACCCAAACAACATTCGGATACAGTCGTGATGATGCAGAGGGTAAATTCCTTCAAGCCTATATCGAAAATGATGTTTTATCAGAAAATCCTTTTACATCTCTTGATCAAGAA